A single genomic interval of Amycolatopsis albispora harbors:
- a CDS encoding MOSC domain-containing protein: protein MAKIAKLVHYPVKGCGGIELPVAELTEAGIRHDRTFMAAAPDGTFRSQRRYPVLAAVRVAVLDDGARLRLRAPGVEELEHEVRFDGPRHAASVFTFDGKGVHQGAEAAEWFSEVIGEPSVLLRVTPEHERLTSGVTAGTAAFADGHAVLVTSEASLDSLNERIASAGGEPVPMDRFRANIVVSGWAEPHVEDTVRTFAAGEIELGYAKKCLRCTVPLVDQETGRRAGSEPIRSLAKYRRVPAGKVAFGMKAAVTRPGRLAVGDEVAVRTWETEPPE, encoded by the coding sequence GTGGCCAAGATCGCGAAGCTCGTGCACTACCCGGTCAAGGGGTGTGGCGGCATCGAGCTGCCCGTCGCCGAGCTGACCGAAGCCGGGATCCGGCACGACCGCACGTTCATGGCGGCCGCGCCGGACGGCACCTTCCGCAGCCAGCGGCGCTACCCAGTGCTGGCCGCGGTGCGGGTGGCGGTGCTCGACGACGGCGCCCGGCTGCGGCTGCGTGCGCCGGGCGTGGAGGAGCTGGAGCACGAGGTGCGCTTCGACGGCCCGCGGCACGCCGCGTCGGTGTTCACCTTCGACGGCAAGGGCGTGCACCAGGGCGCTGAGGCCGCCGAGTGGTTTTCCGAGGTCATCGGCGAGCCGTCGGTGTTGCTCCGCGTCACGCCCGAGCACGAGCGGCTGACCAGCGGGGTGACCGCGGGCACGGCGGCCTTCGCGGACGGTCACGCCGTGCTGGTCACCTCCGAGGCCTCGCTGGACTCGCTGAACGAGCGCATCGCCTCGGCGGGCGGCGAGCCGGTGCCGATGGACCGGTTCCGGGCGAACATCGTGGTGTCGGGCTGGGCCGAACCGCACGTCGAGGACACCGTGCGCACCTTCGCCGCCGGTGAGATCGAACTCGGCTACGCGAAGAAGTGCCTGCGCTGCACGGTCCCGCTGGTCGACCAGGAGACCGGCAGGCGCGCCGGGTCCGAGCCGATCCGCTCGCTGGCGAAGTACCGCCGGGTGCCGGCGGGCAAGGTGGCTTTCGGCATGAAGGCGGCGGTGACCAGGCCGGGCCGGCTCGCCGTCGGCGACGAGGTCGCCGTGCGGACCTGGGAGACCGAACCGCCGGAGTAG
- a CDS encoding amino acid ABC transporter permease, protein MDVLLDTFLNWEYIWAVVPDLLGTGLLNTMIFAVCSAVLGTLLGMVLAVMGLSAKRWLRWPARVYTDIFRGLPAILTILLIGQGLGVLARDVVGNNPYPLGILALSLIAAAYIGEIFRAGIQSVEKGQLEASRALGMSYGRAMLLVVIPQGVRRVLPALVNQFIALIKDSSLVYFLGLLSSQRDLFRIGQDLAANTGNLSPLVAAGVFYLVITIPLTHLVNFIDKRLRQGRKVDRADEDELDLVAGGKVGA, encoded by the coding sequence GTGGACGTTCTACTGGACACCTTCCTGAACTGGGAGTACATCTGGGCGGTCGTGCCCGACCTGCTGGGCACCGGGCTGCTGAACACGATGATCTTCGCGGTGTGCTCGGCGGTGCTGGGCACGCTGCTCGGCATGGTGCTCGCGGTGATGGGCCTGTCGGCGAAGCGCTGGCTGCGCTGGCCCGCCCGGGTGTACACCGACATCTTCCGCGGTCTGCCCGCCATCCTGACCATTCTGCTGATCGGCCAGGGTCTCGGCGTGCTGGCGCGCGACGTGGTCGGCAACAACCCGTATCCGCTGGGCATCCTGGCGCTGAGCCTGATCGCCGCCGCCTACATCGGCGAGATCTTCCGCGCCGGCATCCAGAGTGTCGAAAAAGGACAGTTGGAGGCCAGCCGCGCGCTCGGCATGAGCTACGGCAGGGCGATGCTGCTGGTGGTCATCCCGCAGGGCGTGCGGCGGGTGCTGCCCGCGCTGGTGAACCAGTTCATCGCGCTGATCAAGGACTCCAGCCTGGTCTACTTCCTCGGCCTGCTGTCCAGCCAGCGCGACCTGTTCCGGATCGGGCAGGACCTCGCGGCGAACACCGGCAACCTCTCGCCGCTGGTCGCCGCGGGCGTGTTCTACCTGGTGATCACCATTCCGCTGACGCACCTGGTCAACTTCATCGACAAGCGGCTGCGGCAGGGACGCAAGGTGGACCGGGCCGACGAGGACGAGCTGGACCTGGTGGCCGGCGGAAAGGTCGGGGCATGA
- a CDS encoding TetR/AcrR family transcriptional regulator, giving the protein MTTAASTPKGERRRAALIEAASQLLAESGFDAIRHRAVAERAGLPLASTTYYFDSLEELVTAAVEHHARLELVQGRQCLEDLATRDRGRDALVELVLELLLGPARDDREADAEAVLLRYERLVATGRRKYLRPLMRTLSAELDHLLLEIFARSGKPVDAAELERLVALVDGAVVNALIEIDPDPRAAAARMLGEALT; this is encoded by the coding sequence ATGACCACTGCCGCGAGCACGCCGAAGGGTGAGCGCCGCCGCGCCGCGCTCATCGAAGCGGCTTCGCAGCTGCTGGCCGAAAGCGGTTTCGACGCCATCCGGCACCGCGCGGTGGCCGAACGCGCCGGGCTGCCACTGGCGTCGACCACGTACTACTTCGATTCGCTCGAGGAACTGGTGACCGCCGCCGTGGAGCACCACGCGCGGCTGGAGCTGGTGCAGGGCAGGCAGTGCCTGGAGGACCTGGCCACCCGCGACCGGGGCCGGGACGCGCTGGTCGAACTGGTGCTGGAACTACTGCTGGGCCCCGCGCGGGACGACCGCGAGGCCGATGCCGAGGCGGTGTTGTTGCGGTACGAACGCCTGGTCGCGACGGGCCGCCGCAAGTACCTGCGGCCGCTCATGCGCACCCTCTCGGCCGAACTGGACCACCTGCTGCTGGAGATCTTCGCCCGCTCGGGGAAGCCGGTGGACGCCGCGGAACTGGAACGGCTGGTCGCACTGGTCGACGGTGCCGTGGTGAACGCCCTCATCGAAATCGACCCGGACCCGAGAGCCGCCGCCGCCCGCATGCTCGGCGAGGCCCTCACCTGA
- a CDS encoding substrate-binding periplasmic protein — translation MRSTLSKTLATAAALVALAGCGSSAGDPAGQTLRVGTLADAPPSIYLENGTFTGYDNELLRDIARREGFSVEFVGTEFASLLASVNNRTFDIGSSTISTTDERKKTVAFSDGYSTGFTTIVTKKDAGLTEVPRFSGKRLGVVQASVQDDFASKKVPGAEVVRFPDYNAGFAQLRNGTLDGWVVPKDIGQKYLDQNPDVALEFGYTVETKDTPSAFAVRKDNKELLDKLNRGLSAAIADGTVKRLHGQFFKTEPLPAELEPGGPGLPVQNP, via the coding sequence ATGAGATCCACGCTGTCCAAAACGCTCGCCACCGCCGCCGCGCTCGTCGCACTGGCCGGCTGCGGGTCGTCCGCCGGTGACCCCGCCGGGCAGACCCTGCGGGTCGGCACGCTCGCCGACGCGCCGCCGTCGATCTACCTGGAGAACGGCACCTTCACCGGCTACGACAACGAACTGCTGCGCGACATCGCCCGCCGCGAGGGCTTCTCGGTGGAGTTCGTCGGCACCGAGTTCGCCAGCCTGCTGGCCAGCGTGAACAACCGCACCTTCGACATCGGCAGCTCCACCATCTCCACCACCGACGAGCGCAAGAAGACCGTCGCCTTCTCCGACGGCTACAGCACCGGATTCACCACCATCGTGACCAAAAAGGACGCCGGGCTGACGGAAGTTCCGCGGTTCTCCGGAAAACGACTCGGCGTGGTGCAGGCCTCGGTGCAGGACGACTTCGCGAGCAAGAAGGTGCCCGGCGCCGAGGTGGTGCGTTTCCCGGACTACAACGCGGGTTTCGCGCAGCTGCGCAACGGCACGCTCGACGGCTGGGTGGTGCCGAAGGACATCGGCCAGAAGTACCTCGACCAGAACCCGGACGTGGCGCTGGAGTTCGGTTACACGGTGGAGACCAAGGACACCCCGTCCGCCTTCGCCGTGCGCAAGGACAACAAGGAGCTGCTGGACAAGCTCAACCGCGGCCTGTCCGCGGCGATCGCCGACGGCACGGTGAAGCGGCTGCACGGGCAGTTCTTCAAGACCGAGCCGCTGCCCGCCGAACTGGAACCGGGCGGCCCCGGTCTGCCGGTGCAGAATCCGTGA
- a CDS encoding HAD family hydrolase, with the protein MNWVVFDFGEVIVRRTEALPELATRYRASLGEFEPAYWKHRDAYDAGASDLEYWGRIGADLGVEVDADLSAELTALDLAGWSRTDPETLALLAELDEAGVPLALLSNAASSMGRHVERQDWARHFRHLVFSGDLGVIKPDPAIFTALLDRLGARGEECLFFDDRQVNVDGAIAAGLRAERWTGSGKARAVLGWKGAEGPLPFSC; encoded by the coding sequence ATGAACTGGGTGGTCTTCGATTTCGGCGAGGTGATCGTGCGGCGCACCGAGGCGCTGCCGGAACTCGCCACGCGGTACCGCGCCTCGCTCGGCGAGTTCGAGCCCGCTTACTGGAAACACCGCGACGCCTACGACGCCGGTGCCAGCGACCTCGAATACTGGGGCCGGATCGGCGCCGATCTCGGGGTCGAGGTGGACGCGGACCTGTCCGCCGAACTCACCGCGCTGGACCTGGCGGGCTGGTCGCGGACCGATCCGGAAACCCTGGCGCTGCTGGCGGAACTGGACGAGGCCGGGGTGCCGCTGGCGCTGCTGTCGAACGCGGCTTCGTCGATGGGCAGGCACGTGGAACGGCAGGACTGGGCGCGGCATTTCCGGCACCTCGTTTTTTCCGGTGACCTCGGCGTGATCAAACCCGATCCGGCGATTTTCACCGCCTTGCTCGACCGGCTCGGCGCGCGCGGGGAGGAATGCCTCTTCTTCGACGACCGGCAGGTCAACGTCGACGGCGCGATCGCCGCCGGGCTGCGGGCCGAAAGGTGGACCGGGAGTGGAAAAGCCCGCGCGGTATTGGGCTGGAAGGGTGCTGAGGGGCCGCTGCCGTTCAGTTGTTGA
- a CDS encoding DoxX family protein gives MTSTGLVFSPLSIVLAAVFCAAGGSKLAGAPAMRETAAHLRISPVTDRVVGALELAAVAGLLIGFWAVGLAIAASAGLALLMAGAVLVHRRVHDQLGRYMPALVLGLLAAANVVLLVLA, from the coding sequence ATGACGTCGACCGGGCTGGTGTTTTCGCCGCTGTCGATCGTGCTCGCCGCGGTGTTCTGCGCGGCGGGCGGGTCGAAGCTCGCGGGCGCGCCCGCGATGCGGGAAACGGCCGCCCACCTGCGGATCAGCCCGGTGACGGATCGCGTGGTCGGGGCGCTCGAACTGGCCGCCGTGGCCGGGTTGCTGATCGGGTTCTGGGCCGTCGGGCTGGCGATCGCCGCCTCGGCGGGCCTGGCCCTGCTGATGGCCGGGGCGGTGCTGGTCCACCGGCGGGTGCACGACCAGCTCGGCCGGTACATGCCCGCGCTGGTGCTGGGCCTGCTCGCGGCGGCCAACGTGGTCCTGCTGGTACTCGCCTAA
- a CDS encoding pyridoxal phosphate-dependent aminotransferase, with product MATFPGPARRADVPPFHVMDVLSAAQARQRSHGDVVSLAAGQPTAGAPRPVREAAEKALRDGNLGYTVQLGIPELREAIAEHYDRQYSLEVSADDVIVTTGSSGGFLLSFLSAFDPGDRVAMARPGYPAYRNLLTSLGCEVVEFGVDASTRFQPTVDLLDQLGPIKGLIVASPTNPAGTVLPPGELAAIAGWCSSHGVQLISDEIYHGITYDTEAACAWQSSGEALVLGSFSKYFAMTGWRLGWMLVPQRLHRAVDVLTGNFTICPPALAQQAAVAAFSPDSYTELDGHVAHYRANRDLLLDGLRSIGLEVAAPVDGAFYAYVDVSAHTDDSLSWCQRLLADTGLAITPGIDFDPVDGGRFIRLSFAGAREDITEAVRRLGGWLGGTPAFP from the coding sequence ATGGCCACGTTCCCCGGTCCGGCCCGGCGCGCCGACGTTCCCCCGTTCCACGTGATGGATGTGCTCTCCGCCGCCCAGGCGCGGCAGCGGTCCCACGGTGACGTCGTCTCGCTCGCGGCCGGTCAGCCCACCGCCGGCGCGCCCCGCCCGGTGCGCGAGGCCGCCGAGAAGGCCCTGCGTGACGGCAACCTCGGCTACACCGTCCAGCTCGGCATCCCGGAGCTGCGCGAAGCCATCGCCGAGCACTACGACCGCCAGTACTCGCTCGAGGTCAGCGCCGACGACGTGATCGTCACGACCGGCTCGTCCGGCGGCTTCCTGCTGTCCTTCCTGTCCGCCTTCGACCCCGGCGACCGGGTCGCGATGGCCAGGCCCGGCTACCCCGCCTACCGCAACCTGCTCACCTCGCTCGGCTGCGAGGTGGTCGAGTTCGGCGTCGACGCGAGCACCCGCTTCCAGCCGACCGTCGACCTGCTGGACCAGCTCGGCCCGATCAAGGGCCTGATCGTGGCGAGCCCGACCAATCCGGCGGGCACCGTGCTGCCGCCGGGTGAGCTGGCCGCCATCGCCGGCTGGTGCTCCTCGCACGGCGTGCAGCTGATCAGCGACGAGATCTACCACGGCATCACCTACGACACCGAGGCCGCGTGCGCCTGGCAGAGCTCCGGCGAGGCACTGGTGCTCGGCTCGTTCTCCAAGTACTTCGCGATGACCGGCTGGCGGCTGGGCTGGATGCTGGTGCCGCAGCGGCTGCACCGCGCGGTCGACGTGCTGACCGGCAACTTCACCATCTGCCCGCCCGCGCTCGCCCAGCAGGCCGCGGTCGCCGCCTTCTCCCCGGATTCCTACACCGAGCTGGACGGCCACGTCGCGCACTACCGCGCCAACCGCGACCTGCTGCTGGACGGCCTGCGGAGCATCGGCCTGGAGGTCGCGGCCCCGGTCGACGGCGCCTTCTACGCCTACGTCGACGTCTCCGCGCACACCGACGACAGCCTCAGCTGGTGCCAGCGGCTGCTCGCCGACACCGGGCTCGCGATCACCCCCGGCATCGACTTCGACCCGGTGGACGGCGGCCGGTTCATCCGGCTGTCCTTCGCCGGTGCTCGTGAAGACATCACCGAAGCGGTGCGGCGGCTGGGCGGCTGGCTCGGGGGAACCCCGGCTTTTCCCTGA
- the purB gene encoding adenylosuccinate lyase, translated as MSEKPAKPAIPNVLAARYASAELVALWSPENKVRLERELWLAVLRAQRELGVEVPDGVVEDYERVLDQVDLASIAERERVTRHDVKARIEEFNALAGHEHVHKGMTSRDLTENVEQLQLKRSLELVRGRVVATLARLAQLAVEHTDLVMAGRSHNVAAQATTLGKRFATAADELLVAHDRLENLIERYPLRGIKGPVGTGQDMLDLLGDKSTLDELENKVAAHLGFANRFDSVGQVYPRSLDFDVLSTVVQLAAAPSSLAKTIRLMAGHELVTEGFKPGQVGSSAMPHKMNTRSCERVNGLAVVLRGYLSMIGELSGDQWNEGDVSDSVVRRVALPDAFFALDGLFETFLTVLTEFGAYPAVVDRELARYLPFLATTKVLMASVRAGVGRETAHEAIKENAVAVALAMREEGTGENNLVERLAADPRIPLDAGELEKLLADRISFTGVATAQVGAVVKRIETVLERFPEHANYAPAPIL; from the coding sequence GTGAGTGAGAAGCCCGCCAAGCCCGCCATTCCGAACGTGCTCGCCGCCCGATACGCCTCCGCCGAGCTGGTCGCGCTGTGGTCCCCGGAGAACAAGGTCCGCCTCGAGCGTGAGCTCTGGCTCGCCGTGCTCCGCGCGCAGCGTGAGCTGGGTGTCGAGGTGCCCGACGGGGTGGTCGAGGACTACGAGCGCGTGCTCGACCAGGTCGACCTCGCGTCCATCGCCGAGCGGGAGCGCGTCACCCGCCACGACGTGAAGGCCCGCATCGAGGAGTTCAACGCCCTCGCCGGCCACGAGCACGTGCACAAGGGCATGACCTCCCGCGACCTCACCGAGAACGTCGAGCAGCTGCAGCTCAAGCGCTCCCTCGAACTGGTCCGCGGCCGCGTGGTGGCCACGCTCGCCCGCCTCGCCCAGCTCGCCGTCGAGCACACCGACCTGGTCATGGCCGGCCGCTCGCACAACGTCGCCGCGCAGGCGACCACGCTCGGCAAGCGCTTCGCCACCGCCGCCGACGAGCTGCTCGTCGCCCACGACCGGCTGGAAAACCTCATCGAGCGCTACCCGCTGCGCGGCATCAAGGGCCCGGTCGGCACCGGCCAGGACATGCTCGACCTGCTCGGCGACAAGTCCACTTTGGACGAACTGGAGAACAAGGTGGCCGCCCACCTCGGGTTCGCCAACCGGTTCGACAGCGTGGGTCAGGTCTACCCGCGCTCGCTGGACTTCGACGTGCTGTCCACTGTGGTCCAGCTCGCCGCCGCGCCGTCCAGCCTGGCCAAGACGATCCGGCTGATGGCCGGGCACGAACTGGTCACCGAGGGCTTCAAGCCCGGCCAAGTCGGCTCCTCGGCCATGCCGCACAAGATGAACACCCGCTCCTGCGAGCGGGTCAACGGGCTCGCCGTGGTGCTCCGCGGTTACCTGTCGATGATCGGCGAGCTGTCGGGCGACCAGTGGAACGAGGGCGACGTCTCCGATTCCGTGGTGCGCCGGGTCGCGCTGCCCGACGCGTTCTTCGCGCTGGACGGGTTGTTCGAGACCTTCCTCACGGTGCTCACCGAATTCGGCGCCTACCCGGCCGTGGTGGACCGTGAGCTTGCTCGCTATCTGCCGTTCCTGGCCACCACGAAGGTGCTGATGGCCTCGGTCCGCGCGGGCGTCGGCCGCGAGACGGCGCACGAGGCGATCAAGGAGAACGCGGTCGCCGTCGCGCTCGCGATGCGCGAGGAGGGCACCGGCGAGAACAACCTCGTCGAGCGCCTGGCCGCCGACCCGCGGATCCCGCTGGACGCCGGTGAGCTGGAGAAACTGCTCGCCGACCGCATCTCGTTCACCGGGGTCGCCACGGCTCAGGTCGGCGCGGTGGTCAAGCGGATCGAGACCGTGCTGGAGCGCTTCCCCGAGCACGCGAACTACGCGCCGGCGCCGATCCTCTGA
- a CDS encoding threonine aldolase family protein has translation MTFATSPTIDLRSDTVTRPDETMRAAMASAEVGDAVIDVDPTLRRLEERTAELLGLPAALWVPSGTMANVIALALHLGRGDRFLAPRDAHVLVRELGSSAWLAGGMPEPLEPDAGPGRPTPASLAKAIGPRVSDYLLLRTTLLCLENTHNAAGGAVIPPHEHAQLAATAKEAGLKVHLDGARLWNAAVALDLPVAALAVGADTVSVCFSKGLGAPVGSALAGGREFIEQARRMRQMLGGGVRQGGVLGAACLRALDNVDDLAHDHDNARRLAEGLAEIGWSVHAPQTNIVLAGVPDVPLTISRLENAGVLASPMAGKVRFVTHRDVSTPDINEALNRIKSVASQ, from the coding sequence GTGACCTTCGCAACGAGCCCGACCATCGATCTTCGATCGGACACCGTCACCCGCCCGGATGAAACCATGCGTGCCGCGATGGCCTCCGCGGAGGTCGGCGACGCGGTGATCGACGTCGACCCCACCCTGCGCCGGCTCGAGGAGCGCACCGCCGAACTGCTCGGCCTGCCCGCCGCGCTCTGGGTCCCGAGCGGGACCATGGCGAACGTCATCGCGCTGGCCCTGCACCTCGGCCGCGGCGACCGCTTCCTCGCCCCGCGCGACGCCCACGTGCTGGTCCGCGAGCTGGGCTCGTCGGCTTGGCTGGCCGGTGGCATGCCGGAACCACTCGAACCGGACGCCGGACCCGGCCGTCCCACCCCGGCTTCACTGGCCAAGGCGATCGGCCCCCGCGTGTCCGACTACCTGCTGCTGCGGACCACCCTGCTCTGCCTGGAGAACACGCACAACGCCGCGGGCGGCGCGGTCATCCCGCCGCACGAGCACGCCCAGCTCGCCGCGACCGCGAAGGAAGCCGGGCTCAAGGTTCACCTGGACGGGGCACGGCTGTGGAACGCCGCGGTCGCGCTCGACCTGCCGGTGGCCGCGCTCGCCGTCGGCGCCGACACCGTTTCGGTCTGCTTCAGCAAGGGCCTCGGCGCGCCGGTCGGCTCCGCGCTCGCGGGCGGCCGCGAGTTCATCGAGCAGGCCCGCCGCATGCGGCAGATGCTCGGCGGCGGGGTGCGCCAGGGCGGCGTGCTCGGCGCCGCCTGCCTGCGCGCACTGGACAATGTGGACGATCTGGCCCACGACCACGACAACGCCCGGCGCCTGGCCGAGGGACTGGCCGAGATCGGCTGGTCGGTGCACGCGCCGCAGACGAACATCGTGCTGGCCGGGGTGCCGGACGTGCCGCTGACCATTTCCCGGCTGGAGAACGCGGGTGTGCTCGCGTCGCCGATGGCGGGCAAGGTGCGGTTCGTGACCCACCGCGACGTTTCCACCCCCGACATCAACGAGGCGCTGAACCGCATCAAGTCGGTTGCCAGTCAGTGA
- a CDS encoding transporter substrate-binding domain-containing protein: MKKAILATLATALLLTACGSGDDGPAALRVGTLSDAPPNIYLENGNYTGFDNELLKAIAAKQNLRLEFSATEFSSLLGQVANGQFDLASSAIAQTEERKKNVDFTAPYNYEVMSIQAKEGSPVTDENSLAGKRVAVIQATVGDKWLTTTVPAAQAVRFPDYAAALTALKTGSVDAYILDLTIAEKNVTENPDAKLKVVKPFTTDVPHGFAVRKGNTELLGKLNEGLKQVIADGTWTRLHQQFLPTAPAAPEFQAS, from the coding sequence ATGAAGAAGGCGATTCTCGCGACCCTCGCGACCGCACTGCTGCTCACCGCGTGCGGCAGCGGCGATGACGGCCCGGCCGCGCTGCGCGTCGGCACGCTCAGCGACGCGCCCCCGAACATCTACCTGGAGAACGGCAACTACACCGGCTTCGACAACGAGCTGCTCAAGGCCATCGCGGCCAAGCAGAACCTCCGGCTCGAGTTCTCCGCCACCGAGTTCTCCTCGCTGCTGGGCCAGGTCGCCAACGGCCAGTTCGACCTGGCCAGCTCGGCGATCGCGCAGACCGAGGAGCGCAAGAAGAACGTGGACTTCACCGCACCGTACAACTACGAGGTGATGAGCATCCAGGCCAAGGAGGGCTCGCCGGTCACCGACGAGAACTCGTTGGCGGGCAAGCGGGTCGCGGTGATCCAGGCCACCGTCGGCGACAAGTGGCTGACCACCACCGTGCCCGCGGCGCAGGCGGTGCGCTTCCCGGACTACGCCGCCGCGCTCACCGCGCTGAAGACCGGTTCGGTCGACGCCTACATCCTCGACCTGACCATCGCGGAGAAGAACGTCACCGAGAACCCGGACGCGAAGCTGAAGGTGGTCAAGCCGTTCACCACCGACGTGCCGCACGGGTTCGCCGTGCGCAAGGGCAACACCGAGCTGCTCGGCAAGCTCAACGAAGGGCTCAAGCAGGTGATCGCGGACGGCACCTGGACGCGGCTGCACCAGCAGTTCCTGCCCACCGCCCCGGCCGCTCCCGAGTTCCAGGCGTCCTAA
- a CDS encoding SAM-dependent methyltransferase, with product MTGPRPVPIDYSQPSQARVQDALLGGMDNYEADRAMARRILEVAPGAPEATKELQQWVLRAVRFLAERAGVAQFADLGAGLPARHTLHQVVQQFHPRARVVYVDNDPLVLAHGRARLADYDSTLFLGCDYTDPAGTLGEMAVHLDLDRPMGLVVSAMLHHLDDLDQAKKVLHGYVEALAPGSYVLLTHLHDADDGSAPSLVTKELLKLYRDTPLQAVARSREEIAALFDGLPILDPGLVHAHEWWPDGPRMRPLTDAHRLLLCGVARKD from the coding sequence ATGACCGGCCCCCGCCCGGTGCCGATCGACTACTCGCAGCCCAGCCAGGCCCGCGTGCAGGACGCCCTGCTCGGTGGCATGGACAACTACGAGGCGGACCGGGCGATGGCGCGGCGCATCCTCGAGGTCGCGCCGGGCGCGCCCGAGGCGACCAAGGAACTCCAGCAGTGGGTGCTGCGCGCGGTGCGCTTCCTCGCCGAACGCGCCGGCGTGGCGCAGTTCGCCGACCTCGGGGCGGGCCTGCCCGCGCGGCACACCCTCCACCAGGTGGTGCAGCAGTTCCACCCGCGCGCGCGGGTGGTCTACGTGGACAACGACCCGCTGGTGCTGGCCCACGGCCGCGCCCGGCTGGCCGACTACGACTCGACGCTGTTCCTGGGCTGCGACTACACCGACCCGGCTGGCACGCTCGGCGAAATGGCCGTGCACCTGGACCTGGACCGGCCGATGGGGCTGGTGGTCAGCGCCATGCTGCACCACCTCGACGACCTGGACCAGGCGAAGAAGGTGCTGCACGGGTACGTGGAGGCGCTCGCGCCCGGGTCGTATGTGCTGCTCACGCACCTCCACGACGCCGACGACGGCAGTGCGCCGAGCCTGGTCACCAAGGAGCTGCTGAAGCTGTACCGGGACACGCCGCTCCAGGCGGTCGCGCGCTCGCGTGAGGAGATCGCCGCGTTGTTCGACGGGCTGCCGATCCTCGACCCCGGCCTGGTCCACGCCCACGAGTGGTGGCCGGACGGGCCACGCATGCGGCCGCTGACCGACGCGCACCGGCTACTGCTTTGTGGAGTTGCCCGCAAGGATTAG
- a CDS encoding amino acid ABC transporter ATP-binding protein: MSAASVELRDIHVSFGTLEVLRGVDLSVGKGETTCVIGPSGSGKSTLLRVVNRLQEPDSGDILLDGESVVATDADQLRRRVGMVFQHFNLFPHRTVLDNITLPLRSVKGLDKAEAQQIARDRLAEVGLADKAPYRPAALSGGQQQRVAIARALAMDPEVMLFDEATSALDPELVKGVLELMAGLAERGLTLLVVTHEMGFARQVADHVAFMDRGRIVELGEPAQVFEAPESPRLKRFLSQVL, encoded by the coding sequence ATGAGCGCGGCGAGCGTGGAACTGCGTGACATCCACGTGTCCTTCGGCACGCTGGAGGTGCTGCGCGGGGTCGACCTGAGCGTCGGCAAGGGCGAGACCACCTGCGTGATCGGGCCGTCCGGCTCCGGCAAGTCCACCCTGCTGCGGGTGGTCAACCGGCTGCAGGAGCCGGATTCCGGCGACATCCTGCTCGACGGCGAGAGCGTGGTGGCCACCGACGCCGACCAGCTCCGGCGACGCGTGGGCATGGTCTTCCAGCACTTCAACCTGTTCCCGCACCGGACCGTGCTGGACAACATCACGCTGCCGCTGCGCAGCGTGAAGGGGCTGGACAAGGCCGAGGCCCAGCAGATCGCCCGCGACCGGCTGGCCGAGGTCGGCCTTGCCGACAAAGCGCCCTATCGGCCCGCCGCGTTGTCCGGCGGCCAGCAGCAGCGGGTGGCCATCGCCAGGGCGCTGGCGATGGACCCCGAGGTGATGCTGTTCGACGAGGCCACCAGCGCGCTGGACCCCGAGCTGGTCAAGGGCGTGCTGGAGCTGATGGCCGGACTCGCCGAGCGCGGGCTGACGCTGCTCGTGGTGACCCACGAGATGGGGTTCGCCAGGCAGGTGGCCGATCACGTGGCGTTCATGGACCGCGGCCGCATCGTCGAACTCGGTGAGCCCGCTCAGGTCTTCGAGGCGCCGGAGAGCCCGCGGCTGAAGCGCTTCCTGTCCCAGGTCCTCTAG
- a CDS encoding SigE family RNA polymerase sigma factor — protein MDQREEQEFAEYFAAKRDSVRRTAYMLCGDWHRADDLAQTAFVSLHRRWRKIRDRAATDAYLRKTLVRASIDESRRPWRRERQVEELPEPAVQSGPRLDEQVATREDLLAGLRGVPSRQRAVLVLRYFEGLDVSGVAKALGCSEGTVKSQTARGLENLRKVLGGLGEEVDSRG, from the coding sequence GTGGACCAGCGCGAGGAGCAGGAGTTCGCGGAGTATTTCGCCGCCAAGCGGGACTCCGTGCGTAGAACCGCGTACATGCTCTGCGGCGACTGGCATCGCGCGGACGATCTCGCGCAGACGGCGTTCGTCTCGCTGCACCGGCGGTGGCGCAAGATCCGCGACCGGGCGGCGACGGACGCCTACCTGCGCAAGACGCTGGTGCGGGCGTCGATCGACGAGTCGCGCCGGCCGTGGCGGCGGGAACGGCAGGTCGAAGAGCTGCCCGAGCCCGCGGTCCAGTCCGGGCCACGGCTCGACGAGCAGGTCGCCACCAGGGAGGACCTGCTGGCCGGGCTGCGCGGGGTGCCGTCGAGACAGCGGGCGGTGCTGGTGCTCCGGTACTTCGAGGGGCTGGACGTGAGCGGCGTCGCGAAGGCGCTCGGGTGTTCCGAAGGGACGGTGAAGAGCCAGACCGCCCGCGGGCTGGAAAACCTGCGGAAGGTACTGGGTGGACTCGGTGAGGAGGTGGACTCCCGTGGATGA